From one Lysinibacillus sp. G4S2 genomic stretch:
- a CDS encoding HAMP domain-containing sensor histidine kinase, with the protein MRISTRFMFHLALGIILWILASGFCILIGLEGILPLINKSLNEDSENIIVLWIFGFSTIACIGAFGWYFGGPLGFIMTWIHQLSQENYEKPKGFSKIYTRKGKLRMRYLLYQEVLQHLQSLSFKLQAAEIEREKVEQAKQEWIAGISHDLKTPLTYVTGYTTLLLNNQYEWSKDEAHSFIQEIADKGKHMEELIQDLSLVIQLNRADGYLPLHKENLDIVEFTKRVVANISNNPQANDYRLHFETDISLLNVEFDVKFMQRILQNILMNSIIHNPPNTDIYTQIFGRAEHVEIHIVDNGVGMSQHMVENIFLQYYRGTTTDSSSEGTGLGMAIVYKLVHAHKGTISIESELTKGTTFTITLPKK; encoded by the coding sequence ATGCGAATAAGTACTCGATTTATGTTTCACCTCGCACTGGGGATTATTTTGTGGATACTTGCATCAGGTTTTTGCATTTTGATTGGTTTAGAAGGAATACTTCCCCTAATTAATAAATCTCTTAATGAAGATTCTGAGAATATTATTGTACTTTGGATTTTCGGGTTCAGTACTATCGCTTGTATCGGAGCATTTGGATGGTATTTCGGGGGTCCTCTTGGATTTATCATGACATGGATTCATCAGCTTTCACAAGAGAATTACGAAAAGCCTAAGGGATTCTCTAAAATTTATACTCGAAAAGGCAAGCTTCGTATGCGCTATCTTTTATATCAAGAGGTACTTCAACATTTACAAAGCTTATCTTTCAAATTACAAGCAGCGGAAATAGAACGAGAAAAAGTAGAACAAGCCAAACAAGAATGGATTGCGGGCATTTCGCATGATTTAAAAACACCCTTAACCTATGTTACAGGCTACACTACTCTTTTATTGAACAATCAATACGAATGGTCTAAAGACGAAGCTCATTCCTTCATTCAGGAAATTGCAGATAAAGGCAAGCATATGGAAGAACTTATTCAAGATTTAAGTCTCGTTATTCAGCTAAATCGCGCTGATGGCTACTTACCTTTACATAAAGAAAATCTAGATATAGTTGAATTTACTAAACGAGTTGTTGCCAATATTAGCAATAACCCACAAGCTAATGACTATAGGCTTCATTTTGAGACGGATATTTCGTTACTAAACGTTGAATTTGATGTTAAATTCATGCAACGGATTTTACAAAACATTCTTATGAATTCAATTATCCACAATCCACCTAACACAGATATTTATACACAGATTTTCGGTAGAGCCGAGCATGTAGAAATCCACATTGTGGATAACGGTGTGGGTATGTCTCAACACATGGTAGAAAATATATTCCTACAATATTATCGTGGAACTACAACAGATTCATCTTCTGAGGGTACTGGGCTGGGCATGGCAATCGTTTATAAACTCGTTCACGCTCATAAAGGTACTATCTCTATTGAAAGCGAGCTGACTAAAGGAACTACATTTACTATTACATTACCTAAAAAATAG
- a CDS encoding ABC transporter permease, producing the protein MLKLLRLEWKKNCIASYFKSLIICIVGIFAAVALMALGSGDEKMFQDYTDFMSLTNILIRIVFIIFSSVILSRLVIDEYKNKTVQLLFTYPLKRKKIILAKLSLVFGFCFFSIIIATFMINITVYFLNPMMNLFETPVEMQEMVATIPSTFINGFMIAGVSLIPLYFGMRKKSTAATITSAVLIGFLINATVSNGDTSTSLFQFIGVPMIMCLLGLIIGYLSYYKVDKVDLI; encoded by the coding sequence TTGCTTAAACTATTAAGGCTTGAATGGAAAAAGAATTGTATAGCTAGCTATTTTAAAAGCTTAATCATTTGCATTGTTGGAATTTTTGCGGCAGTTGCACTGATGGCCTTGGGTTCTGGAGATGAAAAAATGTTTCAGGATTATACAGATTTTATGTCTTTAACAAATATTTTGATTCGAATTGTTTTTATCATTTTTTCGAGTGTCATTTTATCTCGTTTAGTCATTGACGAATATAAAAATAAGACGGTCCAATTACTATTTACGTATCCATTAAAAAGGAAAAAGATTATTCTTGCTAAGCTGTCGCTAGTTTTCGGATTTTGTTTCTTTAGCATTATCATTGCAACCTTTATGATCAATATCACTGTTTATTTCTTAAATCCAATGATGAACTTGTTTGAAACGCCTGTTGAGATGCAGGAGATGGTAGCTACAATTCCTTCTACTTTTATCAATGGTTTTATGATTGCTGGGGTAAGCCTAATTCCTTTGTACTTTGGGATGCGCAAAAAATCAACTGCTGCGACAATTACGTCAGCTGTCTTAATTGGATTTTTGATTAATGCAACGGTTTCAAATGGGGATACATCTACCAGTTTATTTCAATTTATTGGTGTTCCAATGATTATGTGTCTATTAGGGCTTATTATTGGCTATCTGTCTTATTATAAGGTCGATAAAGTAGATTTAATTTAG
- a CDS encoding ABC transporter permease: protein MIGKLLTSDFLKIKRKGLWFLTALGPLGVVAMQMVNYGVRKDYLLEQSEDDWGYFLLNVHSFTPLAIVLGIAILTSFMASIENETNAWKQLIALPVSKLTVYLSKFTVLAILLFLSSTLLMLVTMAYGVFLDLGDSIPFGEIAKFSYYPYFAALPILALQLWIASVCHNQGIPITVGIFGVIFAYSSYFLPDWMIWKWPSLMNQWDEPVINAMLGIGVGIVLYIIGTIDFARRDVK, encoded by the coding sequence ATGATAGGAAAACTGTTAACTTCTGACTTTTTGAAAATTAAACGCAAAGGATTATGGTTTTTAACAGCTTTAGGACCCTTAGGCGTTGTTGCAATGCAAATGGTGAATTACGGTGTAAGGAAGGACTATTTGTTAGAGCAAAGTGAAGACGATTGGGGCTACTTTTTATTAAACGTTCATTCATTTACACCGCTTGCGATTGTCCTAGGGATCGCCATTTTAACTTCGTTTATGGCGAGCATTGAAAATGAAACGAATGCGTGGAAGCAATTAATTGCACTACCTGTCTCAAAATTAACGGTGTATTTATCGAAATTCACAGTGCTAGCCATTTTATTGTTTTTGTCTTCCACGTTGTTAATGTTAGTTACGATGGCTTATGGAGTGTTTTTAGATTTAGGTGATAGCATACCATTTGGGGAAATTGCTAAATTTAGTTATTATCCATATTTTGCTGCGTTGCCAATATTGGCACTTCAACTTTGGATTGCAAGTGTTTGTCATAATCAGGGGATACCAATAACAGTAGGTATTTTTGGCGTGATTTTTGCCTACTCATCATATTTTTTACCTGATTGGATGATTTGGAAATGGCCATCGTTAATGAATCAATGGGATGAGCCGGTTATTAATGCCATGCTTGGAATAGGCGTTGGTATTGTACTGTATATTATCGGAACGATCGATTTTGCTAGAAGGGATGTAAAGTAA
- a CDS encoding ABC transporter permease — MGSILSAEWFKLRKSKMVPLILTGPIIGLFIGLASNTNNNLVGSEINEWYVSLISMNLTYALLFLPLISGVFASVICRYEHQSGGWKQLLALPVTRGKVFVAKYVLIILLVMAMQILYLCSIYAVGLIKGYTDPFPMEIVWKSIFGGWVATWPLVALQLWTSVMFKSFAAPFAVNVIFTLPSILAVNSERFGPYYPWGQPFLMMNVGGEAGEVFFVPWDQLLTVVGGGFLLFFLGGYLYFQRKAV, encoded by the coding sequence ATGGGATCTATACTGAGCGCTGAATGGTTTAAATTGCGAAAATCTAAAATGGTGCCATTAATTTTGACAGGACCTATAATTGGACTTTTTATAGGATTAGCATCAAACACTAATAATAATTTAGTAGGTTCTGAAATTAATGAATGGTACGTCTCTTTAATTTCCATGAATTTAACATATGCATTATTATTCCTGCCTTTAATTTCAGGAGTATTTGCGAGTGTTATTTGTAGATATGAACATCAATCTGGTGGCTGGAAACAACTTTTAGCATTACCTGTTACAAGAGGGAAAGTATTTGTTGCAAAGTATGTATTAATTATACTCCTTGTGATGGCGATGCAGATACTATATTTATGTTCTATATATGCAGTAGGTCTTATAAAGGGCTACACAGATCCTTTCCCGATGGAAATTGTATGGAAAAGTATTTTTGGAGGGTGGGTAGCAACATGGCCATTAGTCGCGTTGCAGCTGTGGACGTCAGTTATGTTTAAAAGCTTTGCTGCTCCATTTGCAGTAAACGTTATTTTTACTTTACCTTCTATCTTAGCAGTCAATTCTGAACGTTTTGGGCCTTACTATCCATGGGGTCAGCCCTTCTTAATGATGAATGTAGGAGGCGAGGCAGGTGAGGTATTCTTTGTGCCTTGGGATCAATTATTAACAGTTGTAGGAGGAGGGTTCTTACTGTTTTTCCTCGGAGGATATTTATATTTCCAACGAAAAGCTGTATAA
- a CDS encoding HAMP domain-containing sensor histidine kinase, with the protein MKFFRSLLAKYMLIIFLAISIVQLSYFAIAAFVFGIGKTDFSSEVLRESEIEEKWHAEAKSIKIITEETITQRFEDWQKQYPKASMFWVSEDGTLLTKVNVEEQIPSKWTPAYTTKFIKERYGGDPFTVIAFLGDDESNGFIVFEMPKELFKPPLVNVYEKYGAIILLGVIAIILFFIVVSFLFFRGIRKRLLHLQEAMEIRDVDALPIETKVKKKDEIGQLEQSFNRMVCELRESKNREQKEEQLRRELIANLSHDLRTPLTKIRAQSYSISKEELSEEGQQAIKAMEISIVNIDALIENLMSYTLLMASKYKFEQKEINVIRFVREQMTTWYPVFEKEGFEIDIEVHPFVKNEWQVDPIWLGRIFDNLFQNVLRHANSGKYIGVETKSTEHYDALIIKDHGNGMKNESNAKGAGIGLSIVDIMVKGMDLDWEIESNEFGTKIIIKHYK; encoded by the coding sequence ATGAAATTTTTCCGATCATTATTAGCTAAGTATATGTTGATTATTTTTTTAGCCATCTCTATTGTTCAATTATCATACTTTGCTATTGCTGCTTTTGTGTTTGGAATAGGAAAAACTGATTTTTCAAGTGAAGTTCTCAGGGAAAGCGAAATAGAGGAAAAATGGCATGCGGAAGCTAAAAGTATAAAAATCATTACAGAGGAAACAATTACTCAACGTTTTGAGGATTGGCAGAAGCAATATCCAAAAGCTTCTATGTTTTGGGTAAGTGAGGATGGAACTTTACTCACAAAAGTGAATGTGGAGGAACAGATTCCATCAAAATGGACACCAGCGTATACTACAAAATTTATTAAAGAGCGTTATGGTGGTGATCCGTTTACAGTTATTGCTTTTTTAGGAGATGACGAGTCCAATGGATTTATTGTTTTTGAAATGCCAAAAGAATTATTTAAACCACCACTTGTGAATGTTTATGAAAAATATGGTGCCATTATATTATTGGGTGTTATTGCCATTATTTTATTTTTCATTGTAGTTTCCTTTTTATTTTTCAGAGGGATTCGGAAAAGACTATTGCACCTTCAAGAAGCGATGGAAATCCGTGATGTAGACGCTTTACCTATTGAAACGAAGGTCAAAAAGAAGGACGAGATCGGTCAGCTAGAACAAAGCTTTAACCGAATGGTGTGTGAGCTTAGGGAGAGTAAAAATCGTGAGCAGAAGGAAGAACAGCTACGCCGAGAGTTGATTGCTAATCTATCACATGACCTCCGTACTCCGTTAACGAAAATTAGAGCGCAATCTTATTCAATTAGCAAAGAGGAATTATCAGAAGAGGGGCAACAGGCCATTAAAGCAATGGAAATATCGATTGTAAATATCGATGCTTTAATAGAAAATTTAATGTCCTATACTTTACTAATGGCTAGTAAATATAAATTTGAGCAAAAAGAAATCAACGTTATACGATTTGTACGTGAGCAAATGACCACGTGGTATCCGGTATTCGAAAAGGAAGGCTTTGAAATCGATATTGAGGTACATCCATTTGTGAAAAATGAATGGCAAGTTGATCCGATTTGGCTAGGGCGTATATTTGATAATTTATTTCAAAATGTATTACGCCATGCGAATAGCGGGAAATATATTGGCGTGGAAACCAAATCGACGGAGCACTATGATGCATTGATCATTAAGGATCACGGAAACGGCATGAAAAATGAATCCAATGCTAAAGGTGCGGGCATCGGCTTATCCATAGTTGATATCATGGTAAAGGGCATGGATTTAGACTGGGAAATTGAGTCAAACGAATTCGGTACAAAAATTATCATTAAACACTACAAATAG
- a CDS encoding response regulator transcription factor, whose protein sequence is MESAKILIVDDEIGILKLLEITLRKEHFTNIETASSGKDTLQLVKSNAYDIILLDIMLPDISGFELCTEIRKHTNTPIIFVSARSTDFDKLTGLGIGGDDYITKPFNPLEVVARIKVMLRRQKMYESSQQQQSTKFEFGYFTLNPESATLIVNNQLVECTAKELELLHFFCKNPNRIFTTTQLYEFVWGNDVYGEEKTVTIHISKLRKKLGDDTRNPKIIVNLRGIGYKFIPPKEDSLCE, encoded by the coding sequence ATGGAATCTGCAAAAATCCTAATCGTAGATGATGAAATTGGTATTCTAAAATTATTAGAAATTACACTTAGAAAAGAACACTTCACTAATATTGAAACTGCTTCTTCAGGTAAGGATACATTACAGCTTGTGAAATCCAATGCATACGATATTATTTTGCTCGATATCATGCTACCTGATATAAGTGGCTTTGAGCTCTGTACGGAAATACGAAAGCATACGAATACACCTATCATTTTTGTTAGTGCACGTTCTACAGACTTTGATAAATTAACGGGATTAGGAATTGGTGGAGATGATTATATTACAAAACCTTTCAACCCTTTAGAGGTTGTCGCTCGAATAAAAGTCATGCTCCGCCGTCAAAAAATGTATGAGAGTTCTCAGCAACAGCAAAGTACAAAGTTCGAATTCGGATATTTTACTCTTAATCCTGAATCTGCAACATTGATTGTTAACAATCAGCTCGTCGAATGTACAGCTAAGGAGCTAGAGCTACTACACTTCTTTTGTAAAAATCCTAATCGTATTTTCACAACTACACAGCTCTACGAATTTGTTTGGGGAAATGACGTTTATGGTGAGGAGAAAACCGTTACGATCCATATTTCGAAGCTCAGGAAGAAGCTTGGAGATGATACGCGTAACCCTAAAATCATTGTAAACTTACGTGGAATCGGTTATAAATTCATTCCACCAAAAGAGGATTCACTATGCGAATAA
- a CDS encoding histidine phosphatase family protein, whose product MVKCIYIIRHCEAQGQSSAASLTEEGFHQAEGLADFFADKKIDRIIASPFSRAIQTIEPLSNRKNINIEIDERLSERILSTTELPDWYEKLQATFTNMELKFGGGESSNEAMKRIVHVVEETLKSDTEHTIIVSHGNIITLLLKNYNSDVDFQVWTHLSNPDVFQLSVKDYEVSLEHIWE is encoded by the coding sequence ATGGTTAAGTGTATTTATATAATCAGACATTGTGAAGCTCAAGGACAATCGTCAGCTGCTTCTTTAACAGAAGAAGGTTTTCATCAGGCAGAAGGTTTAGCTGATTTTTTCGCTGACAAAAAAATTGATCGAATCATTGCCAGTCCTTTCTCACGTGCAATTCAAACTATTGAACCGCTGAGTAATAGGAAAAATATAAATATTGAAATCGATGAACGCCTTTCAGAACGAATTTTAAGCACTACAGAGTTACCTGATTGGTATGAAAAACTTCAAGCAACTTTTACCAATATGGAGCTGAAATTCGGAGGCGGAGAGTCGAGTAACGAAGCAATGAAACGGATCGTTCACGTAGTTGAGGAAACTTTAAAAAGTGACACCGAACATACAATTATCGTTAGTCATGGAAATATAATAACCTTACTGTTGAAAAATTATAATAGTGATGTTGATTTTCAAGTTTGGACACACCTAAGTAACCCAGATGTTTTTCAGCTAAGTGTTAAGGATTATGAAGTGAGTCTAGAGCATATATGGGAATGA
- a CDS encoding DUF4097 family beta strand repeat-containing protein: MKKAIIALVFVIAIGGIIFTFKTNEEKGINEQQSFDAQQIEELEITSESWDIALENTESEKLTVEIEGKLQEKQESNPVEIKKDGNKIVVDQQDTDEGVMKNFSFGKKGTIHISVPKNAANKIAIKNSYGDIKINNIETEELSISTDSGSKIIKGLSADKGEITSKDGELKMMDSTVNELTIAATNGDSYMTRVNSPKTKITSTSGEVFMKEIIAGKVLFVETASGDITISYKEAPNSLELMASSESSDINVDLEGYQEEEHTEQLKKGKIGDALNKLELISKEGIIIVN, from the coding sequence GTGAAAAAAGCAATCATAGCTCTGGTATTCGTTATTGCGATAGGGGGCATTATATTCACCTTTAAAACAAATGAAGAAAAGGGCATTAATGAACAACAGTCCTTTGATGCTCAGCAAATTGAAGAACTAGAAATAACCAGTGAGTCTTGGGATATAGCATTAGAAAATACAGAATCTGAAAAATTAACAGTTGAAATTGAAGGTAAGCTACAAGAAAAGCAGGAAAGCAATCCTGTTGAAATTAAGAAAGACGGAAATAAAATTGTAGTAGATCAACAAGACACTGATGAAGGCGTTATGAAAAACTTTAGCTTTGGAAAAAAAGGTACTATTCACATTTCTGTTCCTAAAAATGCTGCGAATAAGATTGCCATAAAAAACAGCTATGGTGATATCAAAATTAACAACATTGAAACAGAAGAACTGTCGATTTCAACGGATTCTGGCTCTAAAATCATTAAGGGATTATCGGCTGATAAAGGTGAAATTACATCGAAGGATGGGGAATTGAAAATGATGGATAGCACCGTGAATGAGTTAACGATTGCCGCTACGAATGGTGATAGCTATATGACTAGAGTCAACAGTCCGAAAACGAAAATTACTTCGACTAGCGGTGAAGTTTTTATGAAAGAAATCATCGCAGGAAAAGTATTATTTGTAGAGACTGCTTCAGGAGATATTACAATATCATACAAAGAGGCACCGAACTCATTAGAGCTTATGGCGAGCAGTGAATCATCTGACATAAACGTTGATTTAGAAGGTTATCAGGAAGAAGAACATACGGAGCAATTAAAGAAAGGCAAGATTGGTGACGCGTTGAATAAATTGGAACTAATTAGTAAAGAAGGTATAATAATCGTAAACTAA
- a CDS encoding DUF1540 domain-containing protein, with the protein MAQEILCEVNNCTFWDSGNKCTAEKIYVVSQKGQQASNSEETDCKTFNPETH; encoded by the coding sequence ATGGCACAAGAAATTCTTTGTGAAGTCAATAACTGTACATTTTGGGACTCTGGAAACAAATGTACTGCAGAAAAAATTTATGTTGTAAGTCAAAAGGGACAGCAAGCTTCTAATAGTGAAGAAACAGATTGTAAAACATTTAATCCTGAAACGCATTAA
- a CDS encoding response regulator transcription factor yields the protein MYRILYIEDEKDIGQWVTKDLTERGYEVTWLESGEEVDQHIAFKDIAILDVMLPGLDGFSIGKRIKRENKDIPILMLSARTAVEDKIEGLNFADDYLTKPFHPDELVARVEVLLRRYQKNDDVLDLQHLKIYTKEMRIMNTQTDEEVQLTGKQFYLFQYFIRHLNQILTKEQLYEGVWGESYIEGDKTLMVHIRYLREKIEIDPAKPTIIETIRGIGYRVKL from the coding sequence TTGTATCGTATATTGTACATAGAAGACGAAAAAGATATTGGCCAATGGGTGACGAAGGATTTAACAGAAAGAGGCTATGAGGTTACATGGCTAGAATCTGGTGAAGAGGTCGACCAACACATAGCTTTTAAGGATATCGCTATATTGGATGTGATGCTGCCTGGATTAGATGGCTTTTCAATTGGCAAAAGAATTAAGCGAGAAAATAAAGACATCCCTATTTTAATGTTGTCAGCACGTACTGCTGTAGAGGATAAAATAGAGGGGCTTAATTTCGCTGATGACTATTTAACAAAGCCATTTCATCCCGATGAACTTGTAGCGCGCGTTGAAGTATTGCTAAGAAGATATCAAAAGAATGACGATGTACTGGATCTTCAACACCTTAAAATTTATACGAAAGAAATGCGAATCATGAACACACAGACAGATGAAGAGGTTCAATTAACAGGCAAGCAGTTCTATTTATTTCAATATTTTATTCGCCATTTAAATCAAATCCTTACAAAGGAACAGCTTTATGAGGGTGTCTGGGGTGAAAGCTACATAGAAGGCGATAAGACATTAATGGTGCATATTCGATACTTAAGAGAAAAAATAGAAATAGATCCAGCGAAGCCGACAATTATTGAAACCATTCGTGGTATTGGATATAGGGTGAAACTATGA
- a CDS encoding helix-turn-helix transcriptional regulator: protein MQISKSILDYRKSNNLSQEQLANKIGVTRQAISKWEQKKGAPDIENLILLSDEMNISLDNLIKGNSNIKKQIVNNEKAVKFHFLVILFLVAIVIYIAYFAFVHDIFMIGFLIATLFMLGIELYVYMRKYSIS, encoded by the coding sequence ATGCAAATTAGCAAATCGATTTTAGATTATCGGAAAAGTAATAATTTAAGCCAAGAACAATTGGCTAATAAAATCGGTGTTACTAGACAAGCCATTTCAAAATGGGAGCAAAAAAAAGGTGCTCCAGATATTGAAAATTTAATTTTATTAAGCGATGAAATGAATATTAGTTTAGATAATTTGATTAAAGGTAATAGCAATATAAAAAAGCAAATCGTGAATAATGAAAAAGCAGTAAAGTTTCATTTTCTAGTAATCTTATTTTTAGTTGCTATTGTAATTTATATAGCGTATTTTGCATTTGTACACGATATTTTTATGATTGGATTTTTAATTGCAACGCTCTTTATGCTAGGTATTGAACTTTATGTTTATATGAGGAAATATTCGATTAGTTAA
- a CDS encoding ABC transporter ATP-binding protein: protein MEYIVQTENLSKSFGKEQAVSNINLKIRKGEIYGFLGPNGAGKTTTIRMLLGLMKPSSGTIKIFQKDITKERINILAKVGSLVENPSYYPHLTAYENLEALRKILGVPKSRIDEVLEIVRLKDVANKKVKGFSLGMKQRLGIAASLLHNPELLILDEPTNGLDPSGIIEIRNLIKRLPSEYGMTIIISSHLLSEIDQMATQVGIVTKGKMIFQDSIEAMRRFAQPKVLIKVSNDEKGWRSLVANGIKAEHKDGFILLDECSDEKVAHIVQILVQEGISVYRVEEEKRSLEEIFLQMTAGEQAL, encoded by the coding sequence ATGGAATATATCGTACAAACAGAAAATTTATCAAAGAGTTTTGGTAAAGAGCAAGCTGTATCCAATATAAATTTAAAAATACGTAAAGGTGAAATATATGGATTTTTAGGACCGAATGGAGCGGGGAAAACGACGACTATTCGTATGCTTCTTGGGTTAATGAAGCCATCTTCTGGGACAATTAAAATCTTCCAAAAAGATATAACGAAGGAACGAATTAATATTTTAGCAAAGGTTGGATCATTGGTAGAGAACCCTTCCTATTATCCACATTTAACAGCCTATGAAAATTTAGAAGCGTTAAGAAAAATTTTAGGTGTACCGAAATCACGCATCGATGAAGTATTAGAAATTGTTCGTTTAAAGGATGTTGCAAATAAAAAAGTAAAGGGCTTTTCTCTTGGGATGAAGCAGCGTTTAGGTATTGCTGCATCCTTATTACACAACCCTGAATTACTTATTTTAGATGAACCAACGAATGGTCTTGATCCATCAGGGATTATTGAAATCCGTAATTTAATTAAGCGACTGCCTTCGGAATATGGAATGACGATTATTATTTCAAGTCATCTACTATCAGAAATCGATCAAATGGCTACACAAGTGGGTATCGTTACGAAGGGTAAAATGATTTTCCAAGATTCAATTGAGGCAATGCGTAGATTTGCTCAGCCAAAGGTATTAATTAAGGTGAGCAATGATGAAAAGGGTTGGCGATCACTAGTAGCAAATGGCATCAAAGCCGAACATAAAGATGGGTTCATTTTATTAGATGAATGCTCAGATGAAAAAGTAGCACATATAGTACAAATCCTCGTACAAGAAGGCATTTCGGTATACCGAGTAGAGGAAGAGAAACGATCATTAGAAGAGATTTTCCTTCAAATGACAGCAGGAGAGCAAGCGCTATGA
- a CDS encoding group-specific protein has product MQSEKLRLRKIQHLAYEIMDEMNRGNEGTQVEALIPIIDNLSRAIGDLTDSYGEFSLDYVEEKVKNAHALLFNKEKVDVYL; this is encoded by the coding sequence ATGCAATCTGAAAAATTGCGACTAAGAAAGATTCAACATCTTGCCTACGAAATCATGGATGAGATGAACAGAGGTAATGAGGGCACACAAGTGGAAGCATTAATCCCTATTATTGATAATTTATCTCGTGCAATTGGTGATTTAACGGATTCCTATGGGGAATTTTCGTTAGATTATGTAGAGGAAAAAGTGAAAAATGCTCATGCGCTTTTATTTAACAAAGAAAAAGTGGATGTCTATTTATAA
- a CDS encoding ABC transporter ATP-binding protein, whose protein sequence is METVIQIQQLSKSFKGVETVSHVNMNVKKGEIYGFLGPNGAGKTTIMKMILNLVKPTSGEIKIFNHPIAKTSYQYLNKIGSIIEYPEFYERLTAKENLELHCEYVGVYEKGAVKEALDIVGLSGVENKKIHEFSLGMKQRLGIARAIVTKPEILILDEPINGLDPIGIKDIRELLMLLKEEHGITILISSHIVAEIESIADTIGILHHGKLLKEVRMEDIRKENMAYLEIKIDDLKKTVHVLENKLGIRKYEIVNQHCIRIFEHDISQSQINKELILNDIVVNGIEKQQQHLEEYFLNLINGGNQIA, encoded by the coding sequence ATGGAAACCGTTATTCAAATACAGCAATTAAGTAAGAGCTTTAAAGGTGTCGAAACTGTCTCGCATGTCAATATGAACGTTAAGAAGGGAGAGATTTATGGATTTTTAGGTCCGAATGGGGCTGGCAAAACGACGATTATGAAGATGATTTTAAACTTGGTAAAACCAACTTCAGGTGAAATAAAGATTTTTAATCATCCAATCGCTAAAACTTCCTATCAATATTTAAACAAAATAGGCAGCATTATTGAGTATCCAGAGTTTTATGAAAGGCTGACAGCAAAGGAGAATTTAGAGCTTCACTGTGAGTATGTTGGTGTTTATGAAAAAGGAGCTGTTAAAGAGGCACTAGATATTGTGGGTCTGAGTGGAGTAGAAAATAAAAAAATACATGAATTTTCGCTAGGAATGAAGCAAAGATTAGGCATTGCACGTGCAATTGTTACGAAACCAGAGATTCTGATTCTTGATGAGCCGATTAATGGTCTTGATCCTATAGGCATTAAAGATATACGCGAGCTTTTAATGCTTTTAAAAGAAGAGCATGGAATCACTATTTTAATATCAAGTCATATCGTGGCAGAAATTGAATCAATAGCAGATACAATTGGCATCCTCCATCATGGAAAATTATTAAAGGAAGTAAGAATGGAGGATATTCGAAAAGAAAACATGGCGTACTTGGAGATTAAAATAGACGATTTGAAAAAAACGGTTCATGTGCTAGAGAACAAATTAGGTATTCGAAAATATGAAATTGTGAATCAGCATTGTATTCGAATTTTTGAACATGACATTTCTCAATCTCAAATTAATAAAGAACTTATTTTAAATGACATTGTTGTCAATGGAATTGAAAAACAGCAACAGCATTTAGAAGAGTATTTCTTAAATCTTATTAATGGAGGGAATCAAATTGCTTAA